From Spartinivicinus poritis:
TGGTTGCCAAGTAGTTACATTTGTAGCCTCAAAAGCTTCTAAACCCAGCGAAAGGTTTTGAAAAAGAAAGTCAATATTGCTGCCAGTATTTAACAAAGATGGGTTGTATACTGGAGCCGCACTATTCGATAAACAGCCATAATATCCAGACATGCGAATATCTTCACTGATGACATCAATCGCAAACCGTGCATTATCTTGCAAGTTTGCAGTACCTTGAATAATACGATAGGTTTGTTGATTATTAGTAAACAAACTAATAATACCGCCTAATAATAATGCTCCCAATACTAGCGAGATCATCATCTCAACAATAGTAAAACCACTATTTTTATAGATTCTATTAGCTTTCATATATCCGTAACCATAGTATAATTAGAGCGCTTGTTAACCCCTGTATTGGCTGGATCATTAGGGTCTGTTACGTTGGTTGGATCGGCCCATTCAATTGAGATGGTATAACGGGTTGTACTCCCTGTAACGACTCTTGTAATAGAGCCAGTACCATCACTTAATAAGCCTTGTAGCTGAGTATTTTGGAACTGATTATTCGCTGGATTTAATACACTTGAGGTAAAAGTTACACAGTTTCCATTTTGATTAAAACGACCTAATAAACATTTCCACTGAGCTAAGTCGTAATCTCTTAATGCATTGGCATTACAAGTTCCAGTTTCACAGCTATTAGCTGCTACACTAGGAGCATCGTTAATACCTGTTGTATAGTCTGCAGTAGGGTTTGCTCTAATTCTGTCTAAAATATTATTTGCCAAAAATACTGCATAGCTTCTATCAAAAGACTGGCTATTATTTTTTAAACCAACCGCTTGCAATCCTGCCAAACCCAATAAACCAATCGATAGCACAAGAATAGAAATTAATATTTCCATTATCCCAATGCCTTGCTGTCGATAAATTTTCATTTCATCGACTATTTTATGCTGTTTCCTAATTATCCTGTGCTTTTCTGAAACCCTATAAGTGTTTGAATTTTCCATCATAATTTCTCTATACGAGTAACACCAGAGCGAGTGATTGTTACCAAACGGCTGGTTGTACTACCAGGTATTTGGATATCAACGTTATCTTGATTAGTTGCTAGAAAACCACGGGCATTAAAGGTAATCGTATTAATATTACCAGTACTATTTAAACTAATATTTTGTTGGTTCAATGAGGGAAAGTCTCTGATAACATTATTTGCCGCATCTTGAACTGTCCAGCCTCTCCCCCATTCATTATTATTATCCGTTGCATCTTTAGCTACAACACTAACTTGCACACCTCTTTTAATAGCTTCATTACGTGCTATCGCTAACGCTCCAATAAAAGAATTAGCGGTTGTAGTTAGCCGATTTTCATTAATCATATTATTAAAAGCAGGGTAAGCAACACCTAAGAGAATAGAAGCAATAGCTAACGTGATTAACATTTCAATGAGCGTAAAACCTGTTGTCCGCATATATCCTTTTCTCCATGCATGTTGATTCGCTCTTCTAATAAATAAGTTAGTACACTGAGAATTTTACGGTTGCGTAAAAGACAAGCCAC
This genomic window contains:
- the pilV gene encoding type IV pilus modification protein PilV; amino-acid sequence: MKIYRQQGIGIMEILISILVLSIGLLGLAGLQAVGLKNNSQSFDRSYAVFLANNILDRIRANPTADYTTGINDAPSVAANSCETGTCNANALRDYDLAQWKCLLGRFNQNGNCVTFTSSVLNPANNQFQNTQLQGLLSDGTGSITRVVTGSTTRYTISIEWADPTNVTDPNDPANTGVNKRSNYTMVTDI
- a CDS encoding GspH/FimT family pseudopilin, which encodes MRTTGFTLIEMLITLAIASILLGVAYPAFNNMINENRLTTTANSFIGALAIARNEAIKRGVQVSVVAKDATDNNNEWGRGWTVQDAANNVIRDFPSLNQQNISLNSTGNINTITFNARGFLATNQDNVDIQIPGSTTSRLVTITRSGVTRIEKL